The genome window atgctcccaatatagatgtggcctcagctggaacattgagtaacttccctcctgtttcaggagggttaaattaactgcaaagacttaagctctagcgcaggcagagacttatcatagaatatcggggttggaagggacctcaggaggtcatttagaccaaccccctgctcaaagcaggaccaatccccaactaaatcatcccagccagggctttgtcaagcctgatcttaaaaacttctcaggaaggagattccaccacctccctaggtaacccattccagtgcttcaccaccttcctagtgaaaaagtttttcctaatatccaacctaaacctcccccactgcgacttgagaccattactcctcgttcggtcatctggtaccactgagaacagtctatatccatcctctttggaaccccctttcaggtattggaaagcagctatcaaatccccccctccttcttctcttctgcagactaaacgatccctgttccctcagtttctcctcataagtcatgtgttccagtcccctaatcattcttgttgccctccgctggacgttttccaattttttcacatccttcttgtagagtggggcccaaaactggacacagtactccagatgaggcatcgccaatgtcgagtagagggcaacgatcacgtccctagctctgctggcaatgcccctacttatacatcccaaaatgccattggccttcttggcaacaagggcacactgttgactcatatccagcttctcgtccactgtcacccctaggtccttttctacagaactgttgccgagccattcggtccctagtctgtagcggtgcatgggattcttcgctccgaagtgcaggactctgcacttgtccctgttgaacctcatcagatttcttttggcacaatcctgcaacttgtctaggtccctctgtattctatccctaccctccagtgtatctacctctcctcccagtttagtgtcatctgcaaacttgctgagggtgcaatccacgccatcctccagattatttatgaagacattgaacaaaaccggccccaggaccgacccttggggcactccacttgataccggctgccagctagacatggagccattgatcgctacccgttgagcccgacaatctaaccagctttctatccaccttatagttcattcatccagtccatacttctttaacttgctggcaagaatactgtgggagaccatgtcaaaagctttgctaaagtcaaggaataacatgtccactgctttcctttcatccacagaaccagttttctcgtcatagaaggcaattagattagtcaggcatgacttgccctgggtgactccatgctgactgttcctgatcactttcctctcctctaagtgcttcggaattgattccttgaggacctgctccatgatttttccagggactgaggtgaggctgactggcctgtagttccctggatcctccttctttccttttttaaagatgggcactacattagcctttttccagtcatccgggacctcccccgatcgccatgagttttcaaagagaatggccagtggctctgcagtcgtatccgccaactcctttaggactctcggatgcagcacatccagccccatggacttgtgctcgtccagcttttctaaatagtcccgaaccacttctttctccacagagggctggtcacctcctccgcatgctgtgctgcccagtgcagtagtctgggagctgaccttgttcgtgaagacagaggcaaaaaaagtacattagctttttccacatcctctgtcactaggttgcctccatcattcacactttccttgactttcttcttgttctctAGTTTGTCgcttacttaatttaaaaataaagtggctgAATTATTTAGGGTTTCAAAGCACTTACTCCCCAGGTCGGCTTCTTAGGGCAATTTCATCTGTGCATTGAACCATGCCAGTGCTGACACTGCAACAGTTTCACTGTGCTTGTTCTGGGGCTGATCTTCAGCCAGATAAATTCAGGGCgtagtttaaatgtaaaaataaacaaacataggcTGTAGCATAAAGGATGCGTATGCTTTGCTGTTTTTCCACTGCTTTTGTGCTCAGGACCTGAACTAAGTTTGACtttccttgttttaattttttcaaccTATTTCAGGATGCAGATTGCACAAACCCTTCACTAGTGATTAGAAAACACAAGGGTTTGGGTGAATTCAGTGAGATAGCAcatgctttttctgtttctctagaACCACCCTGAAATTGCAAAGCAGCTAGCCACATGCCCCTTTAATGCCCGCCATCAGGTTCCCCGAGCTGAGATCAGCCATCATATATCAAGCTGTGATGACAAAAGCTGCATTGAGGAAGACATTGGTGAGAAAATAGTAGACTCCTTTGGCTCTGTAAACTCACTTTGGGAACTCTTGGGCTAACGGAGTTCTAACGTAACTTTTGCTGTTAATGTTAGATTGTTTTAATGCTCTATTATTCCATAAGCAACCCTTTACCCGTAGTGCTTCATGATCCTGAAGCAGCAGGAGTCCTTGAAGGCTTGAGTTTCATTCATTCTGTGTCCATGGAAATTCTCCTAAGCATCTGAGAGGCAACTGGCTTGCATTACATGTGTTATCTGCCAGAGATTTTAGCATTAAAATGGGAACTGTGCATTATGCCATAAACTGTGTGTGTTGAATGAGATCTAGTTGGGAATCTGGATGGCTTAGAGAGGAAAGATAGTGGCCATGAGAGAGGTGGGTCTCCAGTGCAGATCTGACCTGATAGTGACCAAAAATCTTTATAGCCTGTCTAGTGGCATATGTGAAATAaattggtctcagtccagttcttaatggACAAGTGTCTAGATCATAACAATCCTCCCTTCTGTTACATCCTACTTGACTGTCTTAGCAGAAAAGCCATGACTGAGCCAGGGAGGCTGAATAACTTTCCCAACAGGAGTTAGGTTcctccagttcagagtggggcaagTTGGGGAGGGGACTATGGAGAAGCTTCCctaccactgcccatgctgtctgCTCTGTGATGAGGAGTTCACTATCCAGGTCTGTCAGCccagcacctaaatcacttggttATGTGGGTCGTGTTCCAGTTCTTCCCCCCACTGATATCTATATGGCTATCACTACACTGGAAAACGTACCTATTCTCTGGCAAATGTAGAGTTGTACTGAAGATAGCAATGATGTGCATGTTAATGTAGACAGGGCTTAGAGCATGACAGTAGTGAAAAAACCCTGAGAAGATTTTTGTGACATGACAGTAGAAACACACCTGAACCCTCTCCCAATTCGTATGTTggagcagctgcaccattgcTGAAAGATGTGTGCAGAATTGTTTAGCTTTAGAAAAGGCCTAAAACAGGCATTGGCAAAtgggggccacatccaccctgccagATCATTTGATTTGGCTTGCCAAACATTCGGTGTTGTAGCAAACCTTTCTGAGTTAGACAATATATAGCCTCTTAAGGTATGGCCCACCAAAGGGTTCTCATGGATTTTGTATCCCTTTGCTACCTTCAAGATGCCCATCCCTGGCCTCAAGAGTTTTGCTCCTAAGACTAGGGGAGTACCTGATCAGCTTCCAGTGTATGCTGCTCCTCTCCAAGGCCTAGAGCTATTCTACAGCTAGGTCAAAAAATGATTAATGTACctaaaataggattttattttatccaaaaagATTTTCTCACTAAGACTCTTCTTTGCTTTAAGTGAGTCACTCAAATaactgccagggagagaagatgAACATTGTCAGCATGTGGCAGCCGCCCCCATGTGACGAAGATTGGGATAGAGGTAAGGAAGTAGGTTGAGGACACGGGCTGTCAGCGCCTGCTATTCCCTTCTTCTTGTCCCCAAAGAAGTCACATGGACTAGGAGAGAGAGGTCCCATAGATCCTTCTGCACAGATCATGTGTTGGGACACCCAATTATACTGTCCCTGAACAAATTAAGTTCTCCTGCTTCACAGGCTCTTCCACATGCCTTCTATTCTTTACAGAACTTCTGTTGTTTTCCATATAGTCTGTTGCACCATCTGTGCtttgatgaaaatggaaattgATGATAACCTTTACACTTTATATTTCTCAGTTAAATGTCTGCTCTGCTGTCACTTATGCCAAGCCGTAGAAAATTCTCATTCCGTTTTGTAAACCTAGCAGCGTCTCTGTCGTATTTCTTATTTGATGTTGCTATGACGCTTGCAGAAGTTACTCGGTACTGAGCCACAGTGATGTCTGTTTCCTTTTGGCAGATCTACAGGAGCAATCAAATTCTACTTTCGTTTGGGGCACGTTCAGTAGTGACGTAAACAACAGGTAGCAAAAGGTGTATTTCTTGTGACAGTGCTTTCCATAAATGATGTGCTTTCAGACTACTTTGAACTCATGCTGCTGTGTTGTTGGGAAGATGCAATTTACTTTATGAATCCTATTTTTGGGGTGATGGTGGGGGCGTTCCCACTGGCATGACTCAACAGTCCTGTGCCCCTGGGTCAATGTTTCCTGTCTCCTTTTAGTGGCAGATCCATATGAGAGTATAAGAACATACTGTTGCTACCAGATAATGGTTACTCCTCTAGTTCTACTGTAGTACTCTTAGTGCTGATGGTCgtgggttcaatccccactggttctgtatttgtggggggggggtattaAACACTAAACTGTTACGCTGGGCTTGATAGAAATGCAGACTGATGTCAGCTGTTTAAGCCTAAAACTTCTGACAGCTAATCTAATCTCTCATGGCCTGAGTCagaaataatcattttgttgtttgtgtaATCACAATGTGGGATTGGAAAATGAAGCACAATGTGTCTGGTCATTATCTCTGTCTCACCCCTGAACACCCAAATCATTGTACTGTGCCTTACCTGTCTAATCAGAGGTCATCAACATATGAACTTCTACAGCCTGTAACAGTGACATAGAATTGTAGGGctgaagggacctcgaggtcctctagtccagtcccatgcactcatggcaggactaagtattatctagaccagtggttttcaaactgcgggtcgtgacCCAGAACTGGGTTGCGGAATGAAGGGCACTGGGTCGCAGCGGCTctcgtcagcactgctgactgttaaaagtcccgtcggtggtgctgcccagctaaggcaggctagtccctagctGTTCCGACActgcactgtgccctggaagtggccagcagcaggtccagctcctaggtggagggtgagccccagggctccatgcgctgcccccgccccgagcacaggctctgcactcccattggccagttcccggccagtgggagctgggtggggcaatgcctgtgggcgagagccatgCGGAGCTACTTgcacccctgcgcctaggagccagacatgctgctggccgcttccggggtgcagtgttgtccgcggtgccaggaaaggcaggaagcctgcctctgcaccccagctgcaccgctgaccaggagcctccCGAGATAacaccacacccctgccccagctctgaaccccccaaacccagagccccctcctgcagccccagcccagagccctgaccccctcccacactctgagcccctcattcctggccgcagcccacaccccagactcctcatccccagctcctttggatcgcgggcatcaacaattttttttcaactgggtcaccagaaaaaaagtttgaaaaccactgatctagaccatccctcacaactgtctgtctaacttgctcttaaaaatctccagtgatggagattctgcagcctccctaagcaatttattccagtgctcaaccacttggacaaaaggaaaaacttcctgtcaaacctaaaccgcccttgctgaaatttaagcccattgtttcttgtcctattctcagtggttaaagagaacagtttttctcccttttccttgtagcaaccttttctctacttgaaaaccgttatgtccctcctcagtcttctcttctccaggctaaacaaacccaatttttttcaatcttcccccataggtcatgttttctagacctttaatcagttttgttgctcttctctgaacttccttcaatttgtccacatctttcctgaaatgtggcaccaatcattggacacaatactccagatgacatttaatcagcatggagtagagcagaagaattacttctcatgtcttgcttacaacacttctgctaatgcatctcagaatgatgttgactcctatttagcttgtgatccagtatgaccctcagatccttttcttcagtactccatcctaggcagtcatttcccattttgtatgtgtgcaactgatagtgGAGTACTCtgaatttgttcttattgaatttcatcctgtgacgggttcccccaggGGTGCCACCTGGGACTAGGGTTCCACTGAACccactgactcaccagcctgggctccctctcagcactgtgctgctgtgacaggctaTAGACTGCTCCTGGACCTACACTCccagcagcattcacacaggcagggacacacccagctgcagtttcatGCAGGCTTTGGACAGCCACTGCATGATCcagcaatagagaggctacagccaaaataacccccagtctgggaccccagagctgtaccatcccgCCCTGATCAAAACCCCaatcagtatgaatttattacccagttcgccattccttcaatgtggagaggacaatgcatacttgtgttaaccaggctgagatttttccccagacgCTTTGGTCACAGGCATAccagtttagataaagcaaaaaagtttaactacaaaagagagattataaatgatagaaaacagaccaaagcagattacctCGTAAATAAACAGAACTGCAAACTATAAGCCgaaaatactagaaagattggatatgaattaacaaattctcaccctggctgatgatagtcaggcttgcagattcttaagggacaagctgcatttgttttgcagcttgggatctccTACCCTGTTCCAAGACTTTTTCTTTTAGAGCTTCTCTCTGTTGAGTTGTGGGGAAGTGAAGAACAACCAATGATGTCACTccttgccttatatagctttttcatatggcaggagctctgtttcaaacttggttcccagaccagtttgtggaaaaattcagGTACCCCAAATGGAGTCCAGAAGCATGGTCTGGTCACGtgcccttgcagagtcatagcagccataacTTACAGAGTGGCCTTCCACAGGAAGGCTAAGCTattccacagtccattgtctttgttgatgagccattagcactgtttggcttcttcactgttgtacctgaaaggctggctgtgggtgttttccagagtaagcccctttgaaatacagatacctagtcaatattcataacttcaaatacaaaaatgatacatgcatacaaataggataatcatattcagcaaatcataatttttccaatgacaccttacatgaccgatcttgtacaaaacatcataattatgccataatcaatgATCCTAATAATAACACTATGATGAATACGGAGTGTTacacatcctatttacttcagaccatttctccagtttgtccagatcattttgaattttaatcctatcccccaaagtacttgtaaccccttgcagcttggtattgtctgcaaactttataaatgtgctctctatgccattatctaaattgctgatgaagatactgaacagaagcggacccagaactgatccctgtgggaccccactcaatatgcccttccagcttgactgtgagccacctactctctgggaacgattttccaaccagttattcacccaccttgtaggagctccatctaggttgtatttccctagtttgtttatgaggaggtcatgcgagaccatatcaaaagccttattaaacttaagatacaccacatctaccattaccctcccccatccacaaggcttgttacactgtcaaagaaagctattaggttggttttgccacgatttgttcttggcaaatccatgctgactgttccttatcgccttattattttctaggattCGGCaatttgattgcttaattatttgctccattatcttctcGGGTACTgatgttaagctgactggtctgtaattccccaagttgtccttattcccctttttatagatttggcgctatatttgccccttttccaatcctctggaatctcctgtcttccatgacttttcaaagataattgcttcgaatggctcagatatctcctcagacagcaccttgaatattttaggatgtatttcatcaggccctgctgacttgaagacatctaacttgtctaagtaatttttaacttgttctttccctattttagcctctgatcctatctcattttcactggcattcactgttagACGTCTGCATGAAGTCTGCATGTACAGAGATGACTAGGGCATGTGTGCTGAGATGCCATTTTCAGTTGAGGGCAGTGCAATACTGATAATCaagctttaactctggtttttcTTGCTGTCTTTGGCTTATTTCTTTCTTGTCTGGATGACTGATTCTGGGGATTTTAGTCAAAGTAGATGGCATCAACATGTTGCACACTTTTCTCTAGCCTTTGCGAGGAGAAGTAACTGTTCTGATTGCATGAAGGTTTGTTTAAATTAACATACTCTGTTGTCTTCAGTTTTAGAAAAATACTtgaatatttatagtaaaaggtaCTTGGCTAAAAGAAGTACACATGTGTAGGATAATTCGTATTTGATCTCTTTCAGCCCTGGGTCCAGCGTAATAATGGAACAAAAGAATAACCTAACGTCAGGCATGAGAGCACCCAAGTCCTTGCCATATAGCCTATCCTGGAAAAGCAGTAAGTACAATGGCTGGTGGTCTCCTCATGCTGTAAGCTGGGACCTACATGTTAGCTCAAAGTGGAACGGGATaacttttctctgtatttttattccgtgtgtcagcattcccctacataaactgaaatgcttttattaCCACCATCAGCAAGTGGAGATGGAGAGCTCTGTAACACAGTCCTCcctagaagcagctgcatttctgtagTGGATGGAGTGTCTTCTGTATCcaggttttattttgctgtaggTGGCATTGTGTCAAAGGTTGTCAGGCTCCATGTattgcccccattactgtagcatctgacatttaaattgttcacCGCTCTTGGTTGAACAAAAGTCGAGGCTTACAAACAGGGCTGAGTTTGGCACAGTGGAGCTCAGCACAGTTGTAGCTCTTCGGGTTCagctgctactgaagtcagtggacgctGTACACGTGTGCAGCAGCTGTAGCATTTggttggttttgcaaaacttgaTTGAAATCTCAGAGCTAGGGTGTGTCTATCCAGGAAAACCTACCAGTGTTACTTCCAAGGGGATGTAATCTAAACGAAAAAGGCCATTGTTTGGAATAAGTGTTCACGTAGGAAGTCACCCACTTAGTGGTGTAGTAATGTGTATTCCTTAGGGAATTCTGcactaaaaaattaaacattctgcacacaatcttttaaaattctgtatattttatttgtcaaaataataatataatcacaccagtttcaattattttggtatctTCTTTCAAACTACCTGTCAgccagtatgtctgtaacaatacagacagcaaaaaagattcccccaggagtagagagtcaaAGAAACTCCTAcagcaacccagttcctgtttctctgttatgcttttgttgggcACCTCTCTGAGTGTGTCACACACATCAGCTGGGCCCATCTTTGGGAGAAATCTCTGTCCCTCCAGTCTTAGGCATCCACACCCCCTACCCTCCCAGAGTCCAGCTGTGGGGGACTAAGGGGGtgccccagacacctgcaccccctaccacccagaacccagggatccagagggagaaacagcctgatgctgggtcccaggcttgtacagagtttcctgcatgccactttcttccttcaggacatgctgggaactgcacctGCATGGAAAAGTCCAGCTCCCCCTCGCCCTGGCAGTGTCATGTATTTGCAAGCTGGAGAGCCAGGCTCTGCTAGGTCCCGCATCTGCTACTGACAGCCAGCAGCTTTGCAGCACTAAttctgctctggggggaggggggaaatgaaattatgtgcaaattctgcactgtgttgtggcacaaaattccccctggagtaaATGTTGGTAATTTCCCCTATATACAAGCCTGGGTCTGTTCCCAATGGTGTCTATGGATGAGTCTATTGTAGTTGTTGGGGAGTGTGGGCTCAAGACTTGGCATTTTTCTCAGTCATCTGAGTCCATCCCTGATGAGCTGAAATGGCTGTTATCCCTCCCAAAGTCAGATCCTGAGCTTCAGCTCCATGCCTTACTCTGAATGCCCTGTCTCAGCCCTTTGCTGCATGGCTGCCGTGCTTTCCTGTCCACCACATGTCCTGCTAGTGGAGGGGACGTGGATCTCCGATCCGCAGATGTCAGGCTGTGGGGACTGGA of Natator depressus isolate rNatDep1 chromosome 20, rNatDep2.hap1, whole genome shotgun sequence contains these proteins:
- the LOC141975302 gene encoding gametocyte-specific factor 1-like; the protein is MACIGRYTARLQVVLEKVAFELEDLEESDTQRLAQSVLQQSFSSFSISQMDLEGNYVDALDPERLIQCPYDNDHQIRACRFPYHLIKCRKNHPEIAKQLATCPFNARHQVPRAEISHHISSCDDKSCIEEDIVSHSNNCQGEKMNIVSMWQPPPCDEDWDRDLQEQSNSTFVWGTFSSDVNNSPGSSVIMEQKNNLTSGMRAPKSLPYSLSWKSSKYNGWWSPHAQVEMESSVTQSSLEAAAFL